From the genome of Candidatus Deferrimicrobium borealis:
CAATCGTCCACGCTCCGATCTTGTACCCGGCCCCGACCGTGTAGGTCAGGCGGGTCGCGTCCGGAAGTTCGGGTCCCATCGTGGCCGCCGGGACCGGCGTCGGATCGTAATAGAACCCCGCACGAAGCGCCAGCGGGTCGGTAATCCTATACTCCCCCCCGATCCGCAGGGCGACGACATCCTCCCACAGTCTCTGGGCGTCTGTGCTGCGTAGCGTCGGAACCTGATTCTGGATGGTGATCGGGAGACTGCTGAAGCTGTGCCAGAACGTCCAGTCCGCGTCCGCCTCCACCGTCAGCTTGCCAATGGTGTACGCGGCGCCAAGAGCGAAGGTCGCGGGCATCGCGATCGTGGCGCTTCCTTTCGTACTTGTCGGGGTTGGCCCCAATAGGCCTGATGCGTACGCCGGGGAGGTGTTCCCGATGTTCACATCCGCGTCCTTAACCTTGAGGTTGAACTGGCTGCGGTAGTTGACGCCGATCCGGAAGTTTTCCGTGGGCTTCAGGAGCATCCCGAAGTTGTACCCCCACGCGTCCCCGTCCCCTTCCAGTTCCACGTTGTAGAGGTTGCCCACCCCGGGGACCCAGGGCGTCTTTTCAAGCTTCGCCTTCCCGTACATCCAGTCGACCCCGAAACCGACGGACAGGGCCTCGTTGATCTTGAACGCGATCGTCGGGTTGACGACGATCGTCTGGAGGTCGATCGTCGTGATCTGGTTCCGGAAGATGCTGGTGTTCTTGTCGTTGTACTCCTGCCCCAGCCCGAACGGCGCGAAGATCCCGACGCCGTAGGCAATATACCCGTCGGCGGTTGTCTTCGTGTAGTACGCATTCGGGATGTAGAAGTTCAGGCTCTTCTGGGTCTCGCTCTTGATCGCGGTCTGGTTGTCCACCGGCGTCGTCCCGGTGAACTCGTTGCCGTTCTCGCGCACGTACGTCACGCCGACCATGACGTTCTGCCCCTTGAGCTGCGTGAGCCCCGCGGGGTTGAAGTAGATCGCGGACGGGTCGTCCGCCTGCGCCGTGAACGCGAACCCCATTCCCATCGCCTTCACCCCGGCCTCCGGAAGCCGGAACCCGGCGGCGAACGACGTCGACGCCGTGAACAGCAGGACCAGCAGCACCGGTACCATCTTCCATCCCCTCATGCGCACCCTCCTTGCGGGTGGGACCCGCCCCGTATGACATTCATGTGGCCCAACATACCGTTTTATGATTTGTCAATCAACGGATTTGAATGACCAAAGAATCGAATATCGCTCATCGTTTCCCGGCTCCAGCCGGACCGGGAACAGGATGCGCAGGCAGACCCCCTGGTGGATCTTCTCCGCCCCCGACTCGGAAAGGGATGCCGTTTCGATCGGCTCCCGCAGCACGACGCACTCCCGGTCGAGGGCCGCCCCGGCGGCCACGTTTCGCCAGGCATCCACGACGCGGAACGCGCGCACCGCCCTCGCCACCCCGGAAGAGGACAGCGCCCGCGCTTCGCCCATCCCCTCGTAATACCGGTCCGGCCCGTTCCCCGACAGCAGGTTCAGGTTCCACTCCGAGCAGAGCCACCCCGACGCCGTCTCCGCGCCCCGGTTTTCGAGCCGGAAACGCGCCTCGAATTGCTCCCCGTCCCCGCGAAGAACCAGGGCCTTCACCAAGTGGAGATCGATCCCTTCCCCTCCG
Proteins encoded in this window:
- a CDS encoding OmpP1/FadL family transporter; its protein translation is MRGWKMVPVLLVLLFTASTSFAAGFRLPEAGVKAMGMGFAFTAQADDPSAIYFNPAGLTQLKGQNVMVGVTYVRENGNEFTGTTPVDNQTAIKSETQKSLNFYIPNAYYTKTTADGYIAYGVGIFAPFGLGQEYNDKNTSIFRNQITTIDLQTIVVNPTIAFKINEALSVGFGVDWMYGKAKLEKTPWVPGVGNLYNVELEGDGDAWGYNFGMLLKPTENFRIGVNYRSQFNLKVKDADVNIGNTSPAYASGLLGPTPTSTKGSATIAMPATFALGAAYTIGKLTVEADADWTFWHSFSSLPITIQNQVPTLRSTDAQRLWEDVVALRIGGEYRITDPLALRAGFYYDPTPVPAATMGPELPDATRLTYTVGAGYKIGAWTIDVAGMYIDKQDRTVNNQVNSTPTVQGTGFNGTWIGDAWLAGLDVGYKF